In one window of Pseudodesulfovibrio sediminis DNA:
- a CDS encoding YbhB/YbcL family Raf kinase inhibitor-like protein, with amino-acid sequence MHKTRFFLSMALAIALILTLAPVCLADGFTLTSPTITDGGTLIEKHLLNGFGCTGDNISPALEWQNPPAGTKSFAITVYDPDAPTGSGWWHWVVFDIPKTTTGLAEDATGNGQLPAGAIQSRTDFGAPGFGGACPPEQDKAHRYIFTIHALDIETLGLTPDSSAAMVGFFLHAHSLGSASLTAQYGR; translated from the coding sequence ATGCACAAGACCCGTTTTTTCCTTTCCATGGCACTGGCCATCGCCCTCATTCTGACCCTTGCTCCAGTCTGCCTGGCTGACGGTTTCACGCTGACCAGCCCGACCATCACCGATGGCGGCACCCTGATTGAAAAACACCTGCTCAACGGCTTCGGCTGCACCGGCGACAATATCTCGCCCGCCCTTGAATGGCAGAACCCGCCTGCCGGGACCAAGAGCTTTGCAATCACGGTCTACGACCCGGATGCGCCCACCGGCAGCGGCTGGTGGCATTGGGTGGTGTTCGACATCCCCAAAACAACCACCGGGCTTGCTGAAGATGCTACCGGAAACGGCCAGCTCCCTGCTGGCGCGATCCAGAGCCGTACCGACTTCGGCGCCCCGGGATTCGGCGGGGCCTGCCCTCCGGAGCAGGACAAAGCCCATCGGTATATCTTCACGATCCACGCCCTGGATATTGAAACCCTTGGTCTCACGCCCGACAGCTCCGCGGCCATGGTCGGCTTTTTCCTGCACGCCCATTCACTCGGATCAGCAAGCCTGACCGCACAATACGGTCGATAA
- a CDS encoding AraC family transcriptional regulator, with protein MDTPATTRHLHKVLGATKPDSCQLPFLGMVSSVTSHRLRSVSLPQTALVFVLSGTKTIIQGQERLVVKAGEGFLYPARLETIIENCPDKENCRYLALCLTYEEDMLGRVASGCSGSDRAPSFSLERLKMDCDALVESSLNHLLHMASANSKNERLLSLCREELLLLASERTDCLPLLWNAVSTWSSRCCRLIGMEPGRAWTAEIIAARLGTSERSLRRHLKEEDTSLRDIFREVRLNSGLAMLQSGSANVGETAYRCGYNSASRFAGLFKERFGVSPSQILQYNAVLDQHLAGS; from the coding sequence ATGGATACCCCGGCGACCACACGACACCTGCACAAAGTTCTGGGCGCAACAAAACCTGATAGCTGCCAACTCCCGTTTCTGGGCATGGTTTCCAGCGTCACATCGCACCGATTGCGTTCGGTCTCCCTGCCGCAAACAGCCCTTGTCTTTGTCCTTTCGGGGACCAAGACCATCATTCAAGGTCAAGAGCGACTGGTAGTGAAAGCAGGCGAAGGTTTCCTGTACCCCGCCCGCTTGGAAACAATCATCGAAAACTGCCCGGACAAGGAAAACTGCCGCTATCTGGCCCTCTGCCTGACCTATGAGGAGGACATGCTCGGCAGAGTCGCCTCTGGATGTTCCGGCAGTGACCGCGCGCCCTCCTTCTCTTTGGAAAGGCTGAAAATGGACTGTGACGCTCTTGTGGAATCCTCGCTGAACCATCTGCTCCACATGGCCTCCGCCAACTCCAAAAACGAACGACTCCTGTCTCTCTGCCGCGAAGAGCTGCTCCTGTTGGCATCGGAACGGACCGACTGTCTGCCCCTGCTCTGGAATGCGGTTTCGACCTGGAGCTCCCGCTGCTGCCGTCTCATAGGCATGGAGCCGGGCCGAGCCTGGACCGCAGAAATTATCGCGGCCAGATTGGGGACCAGTGAACGCTCTCTGCGGCGGCACCTGAAAGAAGAAGACACGTCGCTCAGGGATATTTTCCGGGAAGTCAGACTCAACTCCGGTCTGGCCATGCTCCAGTCCGGCAGCGCCAACGTAGGGGAGACCGCCTACCGATGCGGCTACAACTCCGCCTCCCGTTTCGCCGGGCTGTTCAAGGAACGCTTCGGCGTCAGCCCGAGCCAGATATTGCAGTACAATGCCGTTTTGGATCAACATTTGGCCGGATCATGA
- a CDS encoding DUF554 domain-containing protein: MLPIGSIVNALAIIGGSLIGCWLQSRFPERIRTIVFQGLGLCVLLIGIQMALKVENILIVIFAILLGGITGELLRLDTLLDRLGNRFKKLVRSKNATFTDGLVTTSLLFCIGAMAIVGSLEEGIRGNPTIIYTKAILDGFASIAFAATYGTGVIFSFIPVLLYQGAITIGASFFQQYFSDLMIAQITGCGGLLIVGISINLLELTEIRLANLLPALVYVVVLTFFFA; encoded by the coding sequence ATGCTTCCCATCGGTTCTATCGTCAACGCCCTGGCAATTATCGGCGGCTCCCTGATCGGGTGCTGGCTGCAATCCCGCTTTCCCGAACGCATTCGGACCATTGTTTTTCAAGGCCTGGGGTTATGCGTTCTGCTCATCGGCATCCAGATGGCGCTGAAGGTGGAGAACATCCTTATCGTCATTTTCGCCATCCTGTTGGGCGGGATAACCGGGGAGCTGCTTCGTCTCGACACGCTCCTCGACCGGCTTGGGAACCGATTCAAGAAACTCGTCCGATCAAAGAACGCGACCTTCACGGACGGGCTGGTCACCACGTCCCTGCTCTTCTGCATAGGAGCCATGGCCATTGTCGGCTCTTTGGAAGAAGGTATCCGGGGCAACCCCACCATCATCTATACCAAGGCCATCCTTGATGGATTCGCGTCCATCGCCTTTGCCGCCACCTATGGCACCGGCGTCATCTTCTCCTTCATACCGGTGCTGCTTTATCAAGGAGCCATCACCATCGGGGCGTCCTTTTTCCAACAGTATTTCTCTGACCTGATGATTGCCCAGATCACCGGTTGCGGCGGACTGCTCATTGTCGGCATCAGCATCAACCTGCTGGAGCTGACAGAGATCAGGCTGGCCAATCTGCTGCCCGCGTTGGTGTATGTGGTCGTGCTGACCTTTTTCTTCGCCTAG
- a CDS encoding restriction endonuclease — MTLPTFHEHMLPTLETLSDGQEKSLNEIRETVADMLDISPEDRSDMVPSGKCPRYVDRVNWSVAYFKQAMLVEAVRRGVYKITNRGRDLLGTNPSQIDRQLLMQYPEFVKFITPNNSKTSSDTQTSASAADDTPSTPQELIDDGYQKIVDELADTILSTVKNCSPEFFERLVVDLLLAMGYGGSRQEAGTVTRQGSDEGIDGIINEDRLGLDVIYVQAKRWEGAVSRPEIQKFAGALQGQRAKKGIFITTSTFSNAAYDFTKSIDSKIILIDGIRLSKLMIEHNVGVSTSDTYVIKRIDSDYFHDL; from the coding sequence ATGACCCTACCTACATTTCATGAACACATGCTGCCTACGTTGGAAACCCTTTCTGATGGTCAGGAAAAATCGTTAAATGAGATACGAGAGACTGTGGCTGACATGCTCGACATTTCACCTGAAGACCGCTCTGACATGGTGCCTAGCGGTAAATGCCCTCGATATGTAGACCGGGTGAACTGGTCTGTTGCGTATTTCAAACAAGCAATGCTCGTTGAAGCCGTAAGGAGGGGCGTATACAAAATCACCAACCGGGGACGAGACCTTCTCGGCACCAATCCTTCTCAAATCGACAGACAGCTTTTGATGCAATACCCTGAGTTTGTAAAATTCATTACCCCCAACAATTCAAAAACAAGTAGCGATACACAAACTTCCGCGTCAGCAGCTGATGACACCCCTAGCACCCCGCAGGAGCTAATCGACGATGGCTATCAAAAGATAGTTGACGAACTTGCTGATACCATTCTCTCAACTGTCAAGAATTGCTCTCCTGAGTTCTTTGAACGTCTGGTTGTCGACCTATTACTAGCCATGGGGTACGGCGGTTCGCGCCAAGAAGCCGGTACTGTAACCCGTCAAGGTAGCGATGAAGGAATTGATGGAATCATCAATGAAGACCGCCTGGGGTTGGATGTTATTTATGTTCAGGCTAAACGCTGGGAAGGAGCTGTTTCGCGCCCGGAAATCCAAAAATTTGCAGGGGCCTTGCAAGGACAGCGTGCAAAGAAAGGAATCTTCATCACCACATCGACCTTCAGCAATGCTGCTTATGACTTTACTAAAAGCATCGACAGCAAAATAATCCTGATTGATGGCATTCGATTGTCCAAGCTGATGATTGAGCACAACGTAGGAGTTTCAACCTCTGATACTTACGTCATCAAGCGCATCGATTCTGACTATTTCCATGACCTCTAG
- a CDS encoding M48 family metallopeptidase, giving the protein MHTLVIGKTEIPYAIQESAHSKRRRIVVTPDRVDVVIPTGTTQDGAHSFIQARRKWVFDKLEEVRELREQQSPWPGRFVTGAKVLYRGRRMRLNVQEVDGLYGDVTYRNGFYVDAPSKPFKMTTEEYVKYALTEWFKKRVEKDAEEFARKHGKRWSLTPKAIRIKEQKHLWGSCGRDDIINLNWQLIFAPKPVLEYAVVHELCHLKHRNHVDQFWKFVRSVLPDYEERKQWLDNNEKILSS; this is encoded by the coding sequence ATGCACACACTTGTCATCGGCAAGACCGAAATACCATATGCCATCCAAGAAAGTGCTCATTCTAAGCGCAGACGCATCGTCGTGACACCCGACCGGGTAGATGTGGTTATACCTACAGGAACGACTCAGGACGGCGCTCATAGCTTTATCCAAGCACGCCGCAAGTGGGTCTTTGACAAGCTGGAAGAAGTGCGCGAACTGCGCGAACAGCAAAGCCCCTGGCCTGGACGCTTCGTCACTGGAGCCAAGGTACTGTATCGAGGCAGACGCATGCGGCTCAATGTGCAAGAGGTTGACGGGCTATACGGTGACGTAACCTATCGTAACGGCTTCTACGTAGACGCACCCAGCAAACCGTTCAAAATGACCACTGAGGAGTATGTGAAATACGCCCTCACAGAGTGGTTCAAAAAGCGGGTCGAAAAAGATGCTGAGGAGTTTGCCAGGAAGCATGGCAAGCGATGGAGCCTCACTCCAAAGGCCATCCGCATCAAGGAACAAAAGCACCTCTGGGGAAGCTGTGGAAGGGACGACATCATCAACCTGAATTGGCAACTCATTTTTGCGCCGAAGCCAGTGCTTGAATACGCTGTGGTCCATGAGCTATGTCATTTGAAGCACCGTAATCACGTTGACCAATTTTGGAAGTTTGTGAGGTCTGTGCTGCCAGACTATGAAGAGCGAAAACAGTGGCTGGATAATAACGAAAAAATCCTGTCTAGCTAA
- a CDS encoding type I restriction endonuclease subunit R, translating into MVTGPEDWFAETPCIEYLQTLDYDWLRPEDNHAARDGLNHVMLRDVFLTAIKRINGLSDSDARAVYGDMLHVQDNERWTQLLRGDYSRNVEGEAKKQTVNLIDFKNPENNTFTVTNQLTVQAQQTRRPDLVVYVNGIPLVVIEAKSPVSYKSKASEAYDQINQYQEQIPRLFYSNIFNIITNGEYLLYGATGSPADYWGAWKDPYPRKRDEFPSDFERGLWSLLEPSRLLDIVAHFIVFEKRDGEVVKKMCRYQQYRAVNKIVDRVVEGEHRKGLVWHTQGSGKSLTMAMAALKLKSHLTIDSPELESPNILVLTDRIDLDDQISATFQACGLPNPTQIKSLNALRRNLHQGTNGLTLLSTIFKFDGSTAPVANSDKWILLVDECHRTQEKDLGAYLRATLPDARFFGFTGTPVKKNDTDTYANFSPEGEAYLDKYGIDDAVADGATIPINYTSRMANMQIDEAKLDIMFDQLLANEPDEVVQEAKAKGVSVASLAKVSSRVELIAFDMWTHFKAYALPDGFKAQVVGIDREAIILYQRALTKVIAEDLIQDGMEQDAAFKEAERYCEPVYSSNQEDGKTSEDKHIDSIRKDLVKYALPRADRTEADVKTDFKVQGQPPYFLLVCSKLLTGFDAPVENVMYLDNPLKEHNLLQAIARTNRLCGAAKQNGLIVDYIGVTQKLNKALESYRSEDVQNAMRNIDVLRQQLKAAHKDVMAVVKDFKKGAKGEGIKEEFRAFIQALATEDAWFTFRRKARIFIKAYEVLSPDPAILDYTDDMKWVAMFLPYATQHFEKKQDVSLRNYSAKIRDILEDQLHATGISTVIKLRTLTDPEYWKDFEPGGKDENEIKEAAIRKATELKKILVQKTAENPLQFGPFSEKVKEVLERMRSMQIDFAEELKNLERLSKELTAEINPDGPLEANAHGIYKILEAFMPEGQASTPSGNGDGESAEDGEGLNHLQELAVQIDELYASDEHAPPGWHTMEQVKKDLRQQVRRIVIDGGLKEHWKSIPPKVEDYALGKYAKLI; encoded by the coding sequence ATGGTCACAGGCCCGGAAGATTGGTTCGCGGAAACCCCCTGTATAGAATATCTGCAAACACTGGACTACGATTGGCTGCGCCCCGAAGACAACCACGCTGCACGCGATGGCCTGAACCATGTCATGCTGCGCGACGTTTTCCTCACGGCAATCAAGCGTATCAATGGCCTGTCTGATTCCGATGCCCGCGCCGTGTATGGCGACATGCTCCACGTTCAGGACAACGAACGCTGGACCCAGCTCTTGCGGGGCGATTACAGTCGCAACGTTGAGGGCGAAGCCAAGAAGCAGACCGTCAATCTCATTGATTTCAAGAACCCCGAAAACAACACCTTCACCGTCACGAATCAGCTTACGGTACAAGCGCAACAGACCCGGCGGCCCGACCTCGTCGTCTACGTCAACGGCATCCCACTGGTGGTCATTGAAGCCAAAAGCCCGGTTTCATACAAATCCAAAGCATCCGAAGCCTACGACCAGATAAACCAATATCAAGAACAGATTCCGCGCCTTTTCTATTCCAATATTTTCAACATCATCACCAACGGCGAGTATCTGCTCTACGGTGCCACCGGCTCCCCCGCCGACTATTGGGGCGCATGGAAAGACCCGTACCCGCGCAAACGCGACGAGTTCCCGTCCGACTTCGAGCGCGGCCTGTGGTCCCTGCTTGAACCTTCACGCCTCTTGGACATCGTGGCGCACTTCATCGTCTTCGAAAAACGGGACGGTGAGGTCGTCAAAAAGATGTGCCGCTATCAGCAGTACCGCGCCGTCAACAAAATCGTGGACCGCGTGGTCGAAGGCGAACACCGCAAGGGGCTGGTCTGGCACACCCAGGGCAGCGGAAAATCCCTGACCATGGCTATGGCTGCCCTCAAGCTGAAAAGCCACCTGACTATTGATTCACCGGAGCTTGAAAGCCCGAACATCCTCGTTCTCACTGACCGCATCGACCTCGACGACCAGATTTCCGCAACCTTCCAGGCATGTGGACTGCCCAACCCCACACAGATAAAATCCCTCAATGCTCTTCGACGCAACCTGCATCAAGGGACCAACGGCCTGACGCTCCTCTCCACCATCTTCAAATTCGACGGCTCAACTGCCCCCGTTGCAAACAGCGACAAGTGGATTCTATTGGTAGACGAATGCCACCGCACACAGGAAAAAGACCTAGGCGCATATCTTCGTGCGACATTGCCAGACGCCCGCTTCTTCGGCTTCACCGGAACGCCAGTGAAGAAAAACGATACTGACACCTACGCAAATTTCAGTCCCGAAGGCGAAGCCTACCTCGATAAGTACGGCATAGACGATGCCGTGGCGGATGGTGCAACCATACCCATCAACTACACCTCACGCATGGCGAACATGCAGATAGACGAGGCCAAGCTGGACATCATGTTCGACCAGCTTCTCGCCAACGAGCCGGACGAAGTGGTGCAGGAGGCCAAAGCCAAAGGCGTGTCCGTTGCATCCCTTGCCAAAGTTTCCAGCCGTGTTGAACTCATTGCCTTCGACATGTGGACGCATTTCAAAGCGTATGCGCTCCCCGATGGATTCAAGGCGCAGGTGGTCGGTATCGACCGCGAGGCCATCATCCTTTATCAGCGAGCACTCACCAAAGTCATTGCCGAAGATTTGATTCAGGACGGGATGGAACAGGACGCAGCTTTCAAGGAAGCAGAACGCTACTGTGAACCAGTCTACTCATCAAATCAGGAAGACGGGAAAACGAGTGAGGACAAGCATATTGATTCAATTCGCAAGGATTTGGTGAAGTACGCCCTGCCGCGTGCAGACAGAACCGAAGCAGACGTAAAAACTGACTTCAAGGTACAGGGACAACCACCCTACTTCCTGCTCGTGTGCAGCAAACTTCTCACCGGCTTCGACGCCCCTGTTGAGAACGTCATGTACCTGGATAACCCGCTCAAGGAGCACAACCTGCTTCAAGCCATTGCCCGGACCAACAGGCTTTGTGGTGCAGCCAAACAAAACGGCCTTATCGTCGACTACATCGGCGTGACCCAAAAGCTGAACAAGGCGCTGGAGTCGTACCGCTCTGAGGACGTCCAGAATGCTATGCGCAACATCGACGTGCTGCGCCAGCAACTCAAGGCAGCCCACAAAGACGTCATGGCCGTTGTGAAAGACTTCAAGAAAGGCGCAAAAGGCGAGGGTATCAAAGAAGAATTCCGGGCCTTCATACAGGCCCTTGCGACAGAAGATGCGTGGTTTACCTTCCGACGCAAAGCACGAATTTTCATCAAAGCATACGAAGTGCTGAGCCCAGATCCGGCTATCCTCGATTACACCGACGATATGAAATGGGTCGCCATGTTCTTGCCATACGCAACCCAACACTTCGAAAAGAAGCAAGACGTCAGCCTGAGAAACTACAGTGCAAAGATTCGGGACATCCTTGAAGACCAGTTGCACGCTACGGGCATATCGACAGTCATCAAGCTGCGAACTCTCACCGACCCGGAATACTGGAAAGACTTTGAGCCTGGAGGCAAGGACGAAAACGAAATCAAAGAAGCCGCCATCCGCAAGGCAACCGAGCTTAAAAAAATCCTCGTCCAAAAAACGGCAGAGAATCCACTCCAATTTGGTCCCTTCTCAGAAAAGGTCAAAGAGGTGCTGGAACGGATGCGCTCAATGCAAATCGACTTCGCCGAAGAGCTGAAAAACCTCGAACGACTCTCCAAAGAACTGACCGCCGAAATCAACCCTGACGGTCCGCTCGAAGCCAACGCACACGGTATCTACAAAATCCTTGAAGCGTTCATGCCCGAAGGACAAGCAAGCACACCCAGCGGAAACGGTGATGGCGAAAGCGCAGAGGACGGAGAAGGCTTGAACCACTTACAAGAGCTTGCTGTTCAAATCGACGAGCTGTACGCATCCGACGAGCACGCGCCTCCCGGCTGGCACACCATGGAACAGGTGAAGAAGGATTTGCGCCAGCAGGTACGCCGCATCGTCATTGATGGTGGCTTGAAGGAGCATTGGAAGAGCATCCCGCCGAAGGTCGAGGATTACGCGCTGGGGAAGTATGCGAAGCTCATCTGA
- a CDS encoding Fic family protein — translation MKFEDFESGKYKQQFEYKSFSPVPINHEWTWDDARINSLLEEATTALTQLATFSSFVPEVDRFIRMHVVKEANTSSRIEGTQTEMDEDIVEKEYIADEKRDDWQEVQNYITAMNTAIDELNDLPLSNRLLKQTHARLLEGVRGERKTPGEFRRSQNWIGGATIADATFIPPHQDELPDLLSDLENFWHNEQINVPHLIRIAISHYQFETIHPFLDGNGRIGRLLIALYLLDKGLLTKPSLYLSAHLAKHKGLYYDSLTAVRESNDLGQWIRFFLVAVRDTAKKGVQTFQNIMEMRDEMQARIQVLGKRMHNGIKLLEELYGSPILTGPQIAERLGISQPTANILIKEFVEMEILHEITGYRRNRQYFFRDYFSLFMD, via the coding sequence ATGAAATTTGAAGACTTTGAATCTGGCAAGTACAAACAGCAATTTGAATACAAAAGCTTCAGTCCTGTTCCCATCAATCATGAATGGACATGGGATGACGCCCGTATCAACAGCTTGCTGGAAGAAGCGACGACGGCGCTCACCCAGCTTGCCACCTTCTCCAGCTTTGTCCCGGAAGTGGACCGCTTCATTCGAATGCACGTTGTTAAGGAAGCCAACACCTCAAGCCGCATTGAGGGCACTCAGACAGAAATGGACGAAGATATCGTCGAAAAGGAATACATCGCGGATGAAAAGCGTGACGACTGGCAAGAAGTCCAGAATTACATCACCGCCATGAATACCGCCATTGATGAACTCAACGACCTTCCGCTCTCCAACCGCCTTCTGAAACAAACACATGCCCGTCTACTCGAAGGAGTCAGAGGAGAACGCAAAACCCCTGGCGAATTCCGACGTTCCCAGAACTGGATTGGAGGCGCAACCATTGCTGATGCGACTTTCATCCCACCCCATCAGGATGAACTACCTGACCTCCTGAGTGATTTAGAAAATTTCTGGCACAACGAGCAAATAAATGTGCCACACCTCATTCGCATTGCTATAAGTCACTATCAATTCGAAACCATTCACCCATTCCTTGATGGTAATGGCAGGATTGGTCGTTTACTCATCGCCCTCTACTTGCTCGACAAGGGACTACTAACCAAGCCTTCGCTCTACCTTTCCGCACATCTGGCGAAACATAAAGGCCTGTACTACGACTCTCTAACGGCGGTGCGCGAATCAAACGATTTGGGTCAGTGGATACGATTCTTTCTCGTAGCAGTACGCGACACAGCCAAAAAAGGTGTTCAGACATTCCAAAACATCATGGAAATGCGCGACGAAATGCAGGCACGCATCCAAGTACTTGGAAAGCGCATGCATAATGGGATAAAATTATTGGAAGAACTGTACGGCAGCCCAATCCTAACCGGGCCGCAAATCGCGGAACGCCTTGGTATCTCCCAGCCCACGGCAAATATCCTTATAAAAGAATTCGTCGAGATGGAAATATTGCACGAAATAACTGGCTACCGCAGAAACCGACAGTATTTCTTCCGAGACTATTTCAGCCTCTTCATGGACTAG
- a CDS encoding restriction endonuclease subunit S has protein sequence MSSPSPQNWGAPKFKELFKKFTSKGHQQEELLSVTQNHGVIPRRMLEGRVMAPQGGTNSYKLIESGDFAVSLRSFQGGIEFSKFKGLISPAYTVLRPTTEICPDFYRHYFKSSAFIEKELYRVTIGIRDGKQISIPDLMHLSVPTPPLHEQKKIAAILSSVDEAINATQAVIDQTRKVKEGLLQDLLTRGIGHTRFKQTEIGEIPEEWVDGKVDDFIVLQRGFDITKKQRGQGSVPVVSSSGVAYYHNEYKVSHPGVVTGRKGKLGLVHYMTQDFWPHDTTLWVKDFKGNDPRFIYWYLIGFGLEKFDAATAVPTLNRNVVHREPAAFPPIEEQKAITVILDEVDNSIQAEEAKLAQLQQTKRGLMQDLLSGDVRVHI, from the coding sequence ATGAGTAGCCCCTCGCCTCAAAACTGGGGCGCTCCCAAGTTCAAAGAACTGTTCAAAAAATTCACCAGCAAGGGCCACCAACAAGAAGAATTGTTGTCGGTCACCCAAAACCATGGAGTCATACCTCGACGTATGCTTGAAGGACGGGTCATGGCCCCCCAAGGTGGAACGAACTCATACAAGCTTATCGAGTCTGGTGATTTTGCTGTAAGCTTACGCTCATTTCAGGGAGGCATTGAATTTTCAAAATTTAAAGGGCTCATCAGCCCCGCTTATACAGTTCTTCGCCCCACCACCGAAATATGCCCAGACTTCTACAGGCATTATTTTAAGTCGTCGGCATTTATCGAAAAAGAACTCTATAGGGTGACCATTGGCATAAGAGATGGAAAGCAAATTTCTATTCCTGACCTAATGCACCTCTCTGTTCCGACCCCCCCTCTCCACGAGCAAAAGAAAATCGCCGCCATCCTGAGCAGCGTGGACGAAGCCATCAATGCCACGCAGGCGGTCATCGACCAGACCCGCAAGGTCAAGGAAGGGCTGCTGCAAGACCTGCTCACACGCGGCATCGGGCATACCCGCTTCAAACAGACCGAGATTGGGGAGATTCCTGAGGAGTGGGTAGATGGTAAGGTGGACGACTTCATAGTGCTACAACGTGGATTCGACATAACCAAGAAGCAAAGAGGCCAAGGGAGTGTACCCGTTGTTTCATCATCAGGCGTCGCATACTACCATAATGAGTACAAAGTTTCTCACCCTGGCGTTGTCACTGGGAGGAAAGGCAAGCTGGGTCTAGTACACTACATGACTCAAGATTTTTGGCCGCATGATACAACGCTTTGGGTAAAAGATTTCAAAGGCAATGACCCTCGTTTCATATACTGGTATCTGATAGGATTCGGCCTTGAAAAGTTTGATGCAGCCACAGCAGTCCCCACCCTAAATAGGAACGTTGTTCATCGAGAACCTGCCGCATTCCCCCCAATAGAAGAGCAAAAAGCGATAACGGTGATACTTGATGAAGTAGACAACTCAATCCAAGCAGAAGAAGCCAAACTCGCCCAGCTCCAACAAACCAAACGCGGCCTCATGCAAGACTTGCTTTCCGGCGACGTGCGGGTACATATATAG
- a CDS encoding type I restriction-modification system subunit M: protein MTQLTQQKLERHLWGAADILRGKIDSSDYKHYIFGLLFFKRLSDVWEEEYELRMAEYNDSELAADPDEHRFHIPKGAFWNDVRKRTTDIGQELNNAFHAVEDANLRLQGIFQDVDFNNKERFPDETLERLLQHFDKYRLRKSEVAADMLGNAYEYLIAQFADDAGKKGGEFYTPKQIVKLIVEVLAPDASMSIYDPTCGSGGMLLEAFHSIERQGKNAKSLRLYGQEMNLNTWAICKMNLFLHDIEDAQIKRGDTLRNPKHLVGESKSLMTFDRVIANPPFSLKDWGHEVWSKGDPFMRDTYGCPPKSYGDLAFVQHMVASLNEQGKMGVVLPHGILFRGGGEGKIRQGLLEKDLVEAVIGLPTNLFYGTGIPACVLVLNKDKSAEHKGKVLIVNGEKDYVDGKNQNTLSDDNVARLVDAFRSYEDEDLFARVVGLEEIEKNDWNLNIARYVDTTPPPEPIDTAAELRKLQELTAKRDEAETGMLRKIKELGYE, encoded by the coding sequence ATGACCCAACTCACACAGCAGAAACTTGAGCGCCACCTTTGGGGCGCAGCAGATATACTTCGCGGCAAGATTGATAGCTCTGATTACAAGCACTATATTTTTGGTTTGCTCTTCTTCAAACGCCTCTCGGATGTGTGGGAAGAAGAATACGAACTGCGCATGGCCGAGTACAACGACTCGGAACTGGCCGCCGACCCGGACGAGCATCGGTTTCATATCCCGAAGGGTGCATTCTGGAACGATGTACGCAAGAGGACCACGGACATCGGGCAGGAGTTGAACAACGCCTTTCATGCCGTTGAAGACGCCAACCTGCGCTTGCAGGGCATCTTTCAGGACGTTGATTTCAACAACAAGGAACGCTTCCCGGATGAAACCCTGGAACGGCTTCTCCAGCACTTCGACAAATACCGGCTGCGCAAAAGCGAAGTGGCGGCGGATATGCTCGGCAATGCCTATGAATACCTGATTGCCCAGTTCGCGGATGACGCTGGCAAGAAAGGCGGCGAATTCTATACCCCCAAGCAGATTGTGAAGCTCATTGTCGAGGTTCTGGCCCCGGACGCCAGCATGTCTATCTATGACCCCACTTGCGGGTCTGGCGGCATGTTGCTCGAAGCATTTCATTCCATTGAACGGCAAGGCAAGAACGCCAAGTCGCTTCGACTGTACGGGCAGGAGATGAACCTCAACACCTGGGCCATCTGCAAAATGAACCTGTTCCTGCATGACATCGAAGATGCCCAAATTAAACGTGGTGACACCCTGCGCAACCCCAAGCATCTGGTGGGCGAATCAAAATCTCTGATGACCTTTGACCGCGTCATTGCCAATCCCCCATTCTCCCTCAAGGACTGGGGGCATGAAGTCTGGAGCAAGGGCGACCCGTTCATGCGTGACACATACGGTTGCCCGCCCAAGTCCTATGGTGACCTCGCCTTTGTGCAGCACATGGTCGCCAGCCTGAACGAGCAGGGCAAGATGGGCGTTGTACTACCCCACGGCATCCTGTTCCGTGGCGGCGGTGAGGGCAAAATTCGCCAAGGGCTGTTGGAAAAGGACTTAGTAGAAGCAGTCATCGGCCTTCCTACCAATCTTTTTTATGGCACAGGCATCCCGGCCTGTGTGCTGGTGCTCAACAAGGACAAGTCTGCCGAACACAAGGGCAAGGTGCTCATTGTCAACGGCGAGAAGGATTACGTTGACGGCAAGAATCAGAACACCCTGTCCGACGACAACGTGGCCCGACTGGTCGATGCGTTCCGTTCATACGAAGACGAAGACCTCTTTGCCCGCGTGGTGGGCTTGGAAGAAATCGAAAAGAACGACTGGAATCTGAACATCGCCCGCTATGTGGACACGACCCCGCCGCCGGAGCCGATTGATACGGCAGCCGAACTGCGCAAGCTCCAGGAGCTGACCGCCAAGCGCGATGAAGCCGAGACTGGGATGCTGCGGAAAATTAAGGAGCTCGGGTATGAGTAG